The genomic region AACATGTGCTGTTGGCGTTGCTGCAGCAGAAAGAAGGTCTGCTCGGGCCTTTGTTTGAAAAGATAGGCGTTGCGCCTTCTGCTGTCGAACAGGGGCTGCAGGATCTTGTTGACAAACTTCCCAAGGCATATGGGGGAAATGCCAACCTTTCCCTTTCTCAGGAATGTGGAAACATTCTCTATGATGCGGAAAAGGAAAGCAGCAAATTCAAGGACGAGTATATAAGTGCGGAGCATTTTTTACTGGCGGTATTGTCCAGTGACGGAAATGCTGCCCATTTGCTGACTTCTCTTGGTGTCAGCAAAGCGAACCTCCTTGAGGCCTTGAAAGATATCAGAGGTGGGCAGAGGATTACCAGCAATGATCCTGAGAGCCGTTACAAGAGCCTTGAGAAATACTGTGTTGACCTGACGAAGAAAGCCCGTAGCGGCAAACTTGACCCTGTGATCGGAAGGGATGATGAAATCCGCCGTCTGATGCAGGTGCTTTCGAGAAGGACAAAAAACAATCCCGTACTCATCGGGGAGCCAGGGGTCGGTAAGACTGCCATTGTCGAGGGGCTTGCCCAAAGGATTGTTTCCGGTGATGTACCTGAATCGCTCCAAGGGAAGAAATTGCTTTCCCTTGATATGGGATCGTTGCTTGCCGGAGCAAAGTTCCGGGGTGAATTTGAAGAAAGATTCAAATCTGTCGTCAATGAAATTGTCCGCAGTGAAGGACAGATCATCCTTTTCATTGATGAATTGCATACTATCGTCGGTGCCGGCGCTGCAGAAGGTTCTACGGATGCTTCCAATATGATCAAGCCTGCGCTTGCAAGAGGTGAATTGCATGCAATCGGAGCTACGACATTGGATGAGTACCGGAAGTACATCGAACCAGACAAGGCCCTGGAAAGAAGGTTCCAACCTGTATATACCAAGGAACCGACGGTAGAGGATACCATTGCCATTCTCCGTGGGCTCAAGGAAAAATATGAGGTGCACCATGGAGTGCGAATCAAGGATGAAGCCTTGGTAGCTGCTGCAGTACTCAGCAACAGGTACATTACCAACCGTTTCCTTCCCGACAAGGCTATTGATTTGGTCGATGAAGCTGCAAGCCAGCTGAAGATTGAGATTGAAAGTCAACCGGAAGAACTTGATAAGCTCAACCACAAGATCCTGCAACTCAATATCGAGAAACAGGCTCTTTCCAAGGAAACTGATGAGGCCAGCATCCAGCGGCTGAAGAAAATTGAAAGTGAACTGTCTGGATTGAAAGGACGTCAGCAAGTGATGAATGCCCAGTGGCAGAATGAAAAATCTGCCATTGCTTTGCTCCGTGACCATAAGGCTGAACTTGAACAGCTGAAGACGGAAGAAGCTCAGGCTGAAAGAAACGGTGATTTTGAGCAGGCTGCTATGATCAAGCACGGAAAGATCCCAGAGGTCCAGAAGGCTATCGAGGAACAGTCGAAAGTGTTAGATTCCAAGTCAATGCTGAAAGAAGAAGTCGACGAAGAAGATATGGAAAGGATTGTATCCAATTGGACGGGTATTCCCGTTTCAAAGATGAAACAAAGCGAGATGCAAAAGTATCTGCATCTTGAGGATTCGCTTTCCAAGCAAGTCATTGGACAGGATCAGGCGATTGCTGCCATCAGTGATGCCATAAGAAGAAACAAGACTGGCATCAGTGATGCAAACAGGCCTTTGGGTTCTTTCCTGTTTGCCGGTCCTACGGGTGTAGGCAAGACGTTGCTTGCCAAGGTGTTGGCCCAATTTCTGTTTGATGATCCGAAGGCCTTGGAAAGGATAGATATGAGCGAGTATATGGAAAAATATTCCGTATCCAGGCTCATCGGGGCTCCTCCCGGGTATGTGGGATATGACCAGGGAGGCCAGCTGACCGAAGTCGTACGCAGGCGGCCTTATTCTGTCATCCTGTTTGACGAGATAGAAAAGGCACACCCTGATGTCTTCAACATCCTTCTCCAGGTCCTTGATGACGGCCGCCTGACTGATGGACAAGGTAGGGTCGTGGATTTTACCAATACGGTAATCATCATGACAAGTAACCTCGGAGCACGGGAGCTTCTTGAAGCCCGCACTGAGGAAGAAGGGGATGCCCAGGTAAAGGAAATCATCAAGCATACCTTCAAGCCGGAGTTCATCAACCGTATCGATGAGATCGTTGTCTTCCATAAGCTTGGACAACCTCAGGTCAAACAGATAGTGACCTTGCAGCTCCAGGAGCTGGCAGATAGGTTGAAGATCCGCAGGCTGAAGCTTGAATGGGATCCTTCCGTCGTCGATGCAGTCTTTGCTGCAGGTTACAATGCTGATTTCGGAGCCCGGCCTATACGGAGGGCAATCCAACGATTAGTGGAAAACCCGTTGGCCAAGATGATACTTGGAGGGCGTTTCCCCGAAGGATCTGTCATCAAACTGAGCTTTCAGCGGGGTGAACTTGTCGTCAACAAGGAGTAAGCCTGTGGTGTGTCGATATCGGTGATATAAGCAGTGTCGTCTGATATGAAGGTCTGGGTATCCCTTCCCCTGAGGAAGGAACCTAGACCTTTTTCCATGTCTGCCGGTTTCCATGATATGATAGAGTCCCGTAGTTTTCCGTCAAGCAGTACCGGATGCCCGAAAGTACCATTGACTTTCGGACGAACTGCTTCATGTCTTTCAAGCAAAGGAATCAAGGTCAGGTAGTGCCTGCCTCGAAGAAGCGGCAGGTCGCTGACGGTTATGAAAAAGGGTTCATCGTTTTCCAACAGCGCGATACCGGCCTGGATGGAGGATAACTGTCCCTTTTGAAAATCAGGATTATAAACCAGAGAAACTGGCTTTTTCCATTTGCTGATGGTCTTTTCAATATCCTGCCTGTGGGAACCTGTTACCACAATGGGGTCCAGCCCTGCTTCATTGCATGCCCGCAACGCGATTAGGATCAATGGAATGCCTTGGAAAGGAAGCAAAAGCTTTGTTGCTTTCATTCTGGAGGAGAGTCCAGCTGCCAACAAGATGGCTTTCATGAGACTTTCCTGTTTTTTTTCCTTACTGGGAATAATATGTTGTTGCTGGCTTTCATTTTCACTTCCTTTTGCTATAATAACTCAAAATCTCAATGTTTCAAGCATAAGACTTTGGGGAAAAGGAGCTTTTTTGTGTTTCCTACATTTGTAAACTGTCTTACTGTCATTATCGGTTCCTTGCTTGGGCTGTTGATAAAGAAAAGGCTTTCTTCTGGCTTTAAGTCCGTAGTGACGACCAGTGCAGGAATAGTGACATTGGTCATCGGGATGTCAATGGCCCTGAAAACGACCTCGTTTCTGATCATGCTGTTTTCGGTTGTCATCGGAGGACTGATAGGATATGCGTTGCATCTTGAAGATCATATATTGCATCTTGGCAATTGGCTGGAGGCAAAAAGCCTGAAAGGCAAGGGTGAGGGATCCGCTACTTTTGCTGTCGGTTTTCTCAATGCTTCTATTCCTTTTCTGTTCCGGTGCAATGAGCATAGTAGGTTCCATCCAAGCAGGAACTTCCGGTGATTATCGGTTGATTTTGGTCAAATCTGTCCTTGATGGAAGTATGGCTATTGTCTTGGCTGCTGCCTATGGGGTAGGAGTCCTGTTCAGCAGCTTGTTCATATTGGTGTACCAAGGATTCTTTACATTGGCTGGAAGCTGGCTTGCGCCCCTCCTTGGCAAGACAGGAATCAACGAACTGTCAGCAGTCGGTGGTATCCTGATAATCATGATTGCCTTTTCTTTGTTGGATATAAAGCATTTCAAGACAGCAGATTATCTTCTTGGCATGTTCATAGCTCCGCTTTTGGTTGCTTTATCACCTTATATTGTTGCTTTGATACCGGCACTGAACTGACCTTTTATGTTTCAGTCCCGATAAACTGCCATTCCCTGTTTGCAAGGAATGGCAGTAGTGGTCAAAGTTTCTTTGCTGTTTCTATGGCTGTTTCGGCATCAGGAGCAGTTGATACCGGGCACTTCTTGACATGCCAGATATCCTTTGCGTATTCCATGATGGTTCTGTCAGAAGAGAATTTTGCGGAAGCCGCTATATTGAGGATTGCCCGTCGGTTCCATTCATCTTCATCTTTTTTATAAAGCATCATGGCTTCATTATGTGCTTTGTGGTACATCCCTAGATCTGCGAAGATGAAATAACGATCCCCTTCCTTGAGCAGGGAATGCATCAATGGATCAAAGATGTTTGGTTCGTCTACATTGAAATAGCCGCTGGAGACTAGCTGAACCATGTTCCGTATGGCTGGGTCATTAAGCACATAGTCATAGGGATTATAATGGCCCCGCAGTTCTTCTATCTGTTGCTCGGTATTTCCGAAAATAAACAGATTTTCTTTTCCTGCACATTCTGCCATTTCAATATTTGCTCCGTCCATTGTACCGATGGTCAAGGCTCCGTTACACATGAACTTCATGTTGCCTGTTCCTGAAGCCTCGGTCCCGGCAGTGGAAATCTGCTGAGACAAATTGGTTGCAGGAATAATTGATTCTGCCATCGTAACTCTGTAGTTCGGCAGGAAATGAATATTGATGATTTTGTTGACCGTGGGATCTGCATTTATTGTCGAAGCAATATTGTTGATGAACTTGATGATCAGCTTTGCATTGACGTAACCTGGCGCTGCCTTACCACCGAAAAAGAATGTGGTCGGAGGAAGGTCTTCTTTTTTGATTTCTCCGTTTTTCAACTTGGAATAGATCAACAGGATGTTCAAGGCATTGAGCAGCTGGCGTTTGTATTCATGTATTCGCTTGACCTGGGTATCGACCATGGTTTCGGGATCAAGGATGATGCCTGTATCTTTCTTCAGGAAACGTGCAGCTTCTTCCTTGCAGTGATGCTTGATTTTCTTGAAATCATCCCTGAATGCTGCGTCATCAGCCAAGGGAGCCAATTTCTTGATTTGGTCAAAATCTATAATCCATCCGTCACCGATTGCTTCTGTTATCTTTGCCGCAAGAGCCGGATTGGCATCAAGCAACCAGCGCCTTTGGGTGATACCGTTTGTCTTGTTGTTGAACCTGTCGGGGAAAATCTGGTTGAATTCTGGGAACATTTC from Spirochaetia bacterium harbors:
- the clpB gene encoding ATP-dependent chaperone ClpB, which gives rise to MDMESLTIKLKEAIQSAGSIAHEAGNPEITTEHVLLALLQQKEGLLGPLFEKIGVAPSAVEQGLQDLVDKLPKAYGGNANLSLSQECGNILYDAEKESSKFKDEYISAEHFLLAVLSSDGNAAHLLTSLGVSKANLLEALKDIRGGQRITSNDPESRYKSLEKYCVDLTKKARSGKLDPVIGRDDEIRRLMQVLSRRTKNNPVLIGEPGVGKTAIVEGLAQRIVSGDVPESLQGKKLLSLDMGSLLAGAKFRGEFEERFKSVVNEIVRSEGQIILFIDELHTIVGAGAAEGSTDASNMIKPALARGELHAIGATTLDEYRKYIEPDKALERRFQPVYTKEPTVEDTIAILRGLKEKYEVHHGVRIKDEALVAAAVLSNRYITNRFLPDKAIDLVDEAASQLKIEIESQPEELDKLNHKILQLNIEKQALSKETDEASIQRLKKIESELSGLKGRQQVMNAQWQNEKSAIALLRDHKAELEQLKTEEAQAERNGDFEQAAMIKHGKIPEVQKAIEEQSKVLDSKSMLKEEVDEEDMERIVSNWTGIPVSKMKQSEMQKYLHLEDSLSKQVIGQDQAIAAISDAIRRNKTGISDANRPLGSFLFAGPTGVGKTLLAKVLAQFLFDDPKALERIDMSEYMEKYSVSRLIGAPPGYVGYDQGGQLTEVVRRRPYSVILFDEIEKAHPDVFNILLQVLDDGRLTDGQGRVVDFTNTVIIMTSNLGARELLEARTEEEGDAQVKEIIKHTFKPEFINRIDEIVVFHKLGQPQVKQIVTLQLQELADRLKIRRLKLEWDPSVVDAVFAAGYNADFGARPIRRAIQRLVENPLAKMILGGRFPEGSVIKLSFQRGELVVNKE
- a CDS encoding nucleotidyltransferase family protein, with the translated sequence MKAILLAAGLSSRMKATKLLLPFQGIPLILIALRACNEAGLDPIVVTGSHRQDIEKTISKWKKPVSLVYNPDFQKGQLSSIQAGIALLENDEPFFITVSDLPLLRGRHYLTLIPLLERHEAVRPKVNGTFGHPVLLDGKLRDSIISWKPADMEKGLGSFLRGRDTQTFISDDTAYITDIDTPQAYSLLTTSSPR